In the genome of Acidimicrobiales bacterium, the window GCAGCCTGTACGCAGCGTTCGGCGACAAGCACGGTCTGTTCCTCCAGACCATGGAGGCGTACTTTGGCCGACTCGAGGAGTCAACCGTGGAGGCGCTGGCCGGGCCTGATGAGGGCGCCCTCGAACGGCTCCATCGATTCTTGCTTGACGCTGTCGGCGGCGTGCCCCTCGGAGACGAACCCGACCCGGACGAAAGCCGCGCCAACACCGTGTGCTTCTCAGCCAAGAGCGCCCTGGAGCTAGGCACCACCGATCCCGAGGCAGCACGCCGCCTGAACGCCGGCCTGGACTTCGTCGAGGCGGCATTGGCCAAGTGTGTGGAATCGGCGCAGCGCAACGGCGACCTCGATGCCGACGTGGATGCCGACGAGCTGGCGTGGCTTCTTCTGACCATCGTCCGCGGCATCGACGTCATCGGCGCAGCCGGCCACGACGCCGGCTGCCTGACATCGATCGCCGAGCGCGCCTTCGCGTGCCTCCCGACCACCAAACCTCGAAAGAAGCGACGCGACGCAGGCCGCAGCAAGTCGACGCCGGCCCAGGCCTAACAAGGGAGTTGGCGATGGAGTTCCTGGTCGAATTCGAGATCGACATACCGGAGGGGGCGCCATCCGGGGAGGTCACAGAACGCGAAGACACCGAAGCCGCCGCGGCGGCCAAGCTCGCTGACGAAGGGCATCTGTTGCGCGTCTGGAACCAAACAGCGCCGACTGGCGAGCCAACCGTGTTAGGCCTGTACCGAGCCGACAGTCGACTCGAGTTGGACGGTCTGCTCGCCGGGCTCCCTCTGGCCGATTGGATGACCACCAAGGTCACGCCGCTGGCAGCCCATCCCAACGACCCCGAGATCGCCCGATCGGCGCCCGAGCCGGAGCGGAACCGGCCTGGCCTTCAGTTGCCAGCGCCGCAGCTGACGTTCATTTACCGCCTAGAAGCGGCTCTCGGCGAACCGTCGGAGCTGGGAGAAACGGGCGGCGGGCGTCGCCGCATCGTGCCTCTGACCGGCGGGACCTTCAGCGGTCCCGAGCTGTCCGGCACCCTGGTGGCCGGGGCCAGCGCCGACTGGCAGACCGTCACCGCCGACGGAACCGCCATCGCCGACCTGCGCTACACCCTTCAGACCGACCGTGGCGAAATCCTGTACGTCCAATCCCAGGGGGTCCGTCACGGCAGCGCCGACGTCCTTGCCCGTCTCGGTCGAGGTGAACCAGTCGACCCGAGCGAGTACACGTTCCGAACCTCCACCCGCATCGAAACCGCGGTAACGGAACTGAACTGGCTGAACAAAGGCGTCTTCGTCAGCGTCGGAGGCCGCCAGCCCGCAGGGGTGATTTACGAGACCTACCTGGTCGGGTAACGAGATGGCCACGCCGTTACCCAATGCGCACCTCGTCGCAGCGCATACGCAGGTAGCGGTAGCGGTTTACGACGGAGTGTTCGACTCCGGACTCGCGTCCATC includes:
- a CDS encoding TetR/AcrR family transcriptional regulator, with amino-acid sequence MARPQSYVRDEVVRAAERQFRTSGYNGTTVDDIAAATGLGRGSLYAAFGDKHGLFLQTMEAYFGRLEESTVEALAGPDEGALERLHRFLLDAVGGVPLGDEPDPDESRANTVCFSAKSALELGTTDPEAARRLNAGLDFVEAALAKCVESAQRNGDLDADVDADELAWLLLTIVRGIDVIGAAGHDAGCLTSIAERAFACLPTTKPRKKRRDAGRSKSTPAQA
- a CDS encoding muconolactone Delta-isomerase family protein, which encodes MEFLVEFEIDIPEGAPSGEVTEREDTEAAAAAKLADEGHLLRVWNQTAPTGEPTVLGLYRADSRLELDGLLAGLPLADWMTTKVTPLAAHPNDPEIARSAPEPERNRPGLQLPAPQLTFIYRLEAALGEPSELGETGGGRRRIVPLTGGTFSGPELSGTLVAGASADWQTVTADGTAIADLRYTLQTDRGEILYVQSQGVRHGSADVLARLGRGEPVDPSEYTFRTSTRIETAVTELNWLNKGVFVSVGGRQPAGVIYETYLVG